In Topomyia yanbarensis strain Yona2022 chromosome 2, ASM3024719v1, whole genome shotgun sequence, one DNA window encodes the following:
- the LOC131682809 gene encoding NEDD8 codes for MLIKVKTLTGKEIEIDIEPTDKVDRIKERVEEKEGIPPQQQRLIFSGKQMNDDKTAQDYKVQGGSVLHLVLALRGGGQ; via the exons ATGCTGATCAAAGTTAAG ACCCTAACCGGAAAGGAAATCGAGATCGATATTGAGCCCACGGACAAAGTGGATCGTATCAAGGAAAGGGTAGAAGAGAAGGAAGGTATTCCTCCACAGCAGCAGCGACTCATCTTTTCCGGCAAGCAAAT GAACGATGACAAAACGGCACAGGACTACAAAGTGCAAGGGGGTTCCGTGTTGCATTTAGTATTGGCACTGCGAGGTGGTGGGCAGTAA